A stretch of Castanea sativa cultivar Marrone di Chiusa Pesio chromosome 2, ASM4071231v1 DNA encodes these proteins:
- the LOC142624497 gene encoding BTB/POZ domain-containing protein At3g50780, whose amino-acid sequence MAEIRLTRVEQGHTKIRNVPIAVTPEGFWCCPSPVVFQKTLKTQNPLNKPKPSSPPPPPPPKTTVHKKQTPVTERKPTLTPSRSGIVSDDQRNFITDTSRLITDTSGLSASVAAERAPRPKIENLPRKVAIEFGEPGTSDMRVLLLGKQGFCVKLSVHKNVLVENSRYFADKLSEQQFGLSSLEIDDCEDVEIYVETVGLMYCKEMKQRLIKQSVSRVLRILKVAELLGFNSCMQSCLEYLEAVPWVGEEEEEKVVSSVLRLQNEGLGVTPVLKRVSSDISKSPKDTLPQIIDLVLKSNEERGRREMKSVVLKLLRENNSLPSYAGSADICNETLYNSCKSCLDSLLSLFRLAAEPGFGDKSMNSKDPVVKQIALEADNLSWLVEILVDRQAADEFALVWAGQQELATLHSKLPIVSRYHVSCITARLFVGIGRGELLPSKDTRQLLLQTWLEPLINDYSWLQHGCRSFDRKVVEEGIGRTILTLPLEEQQSILLSWLGSFLKAGDNCPNLQRAFEVWWRRTFIRPYAETQGNLFQSDSSMTPHS is encoded by the exons ATGGCTGAAATTAGGCTTACAAGGGTAGAACAAGGCCACACCAAGATTAGAAATGTTCCAATTGCAGTGACCCCTGAAGGTTTTTGGTGTTGTCCTTCTCCTGTTGTGTTTCAAAAGAccctcaaaactcaaaaccctcTGAATAAACCAAAACCTTCCTCAccacccccaccaccaccacccaagACCACTGTCCATAAGAAACAGACCCCAGTGACTGAAAGAAAGCCAACACTCACCCCATCAAGATCAGGAATTGTTTCTGATGATCAACGAAATTTTATCACTGATACATCTAGACTTATCACTGATACATCTGGACTCAGTGCATCTGTGGCTGCTGAGAGAGCACCAAgacccaaaattgaaaatttgccAAGGAAGGTGGCAATTGAGTTTGGTGAGCCTGGAACCAGTGATATGAGGGTGCTTTTACTTGGAAAGCAGGGATTTTGTGTGAAGTTGAGTGTTCACAAGAATGTTCTAGTTGAGAATAGCCGTTATTTCGCTGATAAGCTTTCTGAACAACAGTTTGGTTTGTCCTCTCTGGAAATTGATGATTGTGAGGATGTTGAGATATACGTTGAAACTGTGGGACTAATGTATTGCAAAGAAATGAAGCAACGGCTGATCAAGCAAAGTGTTTCCCGTGTACTCCGCATTCTCAAG GTTGCAGAACTACTTGGCTTCAACTCTTGCATGCAGTCATGTTTAGAATACTTGGAAGCAGTCCCTTGGgttggtgaagaagaagaagaaaaggtggTGTCATCAGTCCTAAGACTCCAGAATGAGGGTCTTGGCGTCACCCCAGTATTGAAACGAGTGTCTTCTGACATCTCCAAATCCCCTAAAGACACGCTTCCGCAAATTATTGACCTTGTTCTGAAAAGCAACGAGGAGCGAGGTCGACGGGAAATGAAATCTGTAGTGTTGAAGCTCCTTAGGGAGAATAATAGTCTCCCAAGCTATGCTGGGTCAGCTGACATCTGCAATGAAACACTTTACAACTCATGCAAAAGCTGCTTGGATTCACTTTTATCTTTGTTTAGGCTAGCTGCTGAACCTGGGTTTGGTGATAAATCTATGAACAGCAAAGACCCTGTGGTGAAACAAATAGCTCTAGAGGCTGATAACCTCTCATGGTTGGTTGAGATTTTAGTTGACAGGCAAGCAGCTGATGAGTTTGCACTAGTGTGGGCTGGCCAGCAAGAGTTAGCTACACTACATTCAAAGCTTCCTATAGTCTCTCGTTATCATGTTAGCTGCATCACGGCAAGGCTATTTGTTGGCATTGGAAGAGGCGAGCTCCTGCCATCAAAGGACACCCGCCAACTGCTATTACAAACTTGGTTAGAGCCTTTGATTAATGATTACAGCTGGTTACAACATGGGTGCAGGTCATTTGATAGAAAGGTTGTGGAGGAAGGAATTGGTAGGACAATCCTCACCCTGCCTCTAGAGGAGCAGCAGAGTATTTTACTTTCTTGGTTGGGCAGTTTTTTGAAGGCTGGTGATAACTGCCCAAATCTTCAGAGAGCCTTTGAGGTCTGGTGGAGGAGGACATTCATTAGGCCTTATGCCGAAACACAAGGTAATCTTTTCCAGTCAGATAGCTCAATGACACCACATTCATAG
- the LOC142625424 gene encoding uncharacterized protein LOC142625424 encodes MGAGETLRNYANRYWELYNEIGGGNEKIAASTFRMGLPKESRLRESLTLRPPEDMRQLMRCFEEYKRLEDDRLQTKGKAPIINYPRNTGFNPRHGKDLRIQELDPAIRGVNAAFKEPVHRIIDRIKYEPYFKRPNKMAGHPSKRNQNLYCTYHRDKGHTTE; translated from the coding sequence ATGGGGGCTGGGGAAACCCTTCGCAACTACGCCAATCGGTACTGGGAGTTGTATAACGAGATCGGCGGGGGCAATGAAAAGATCGCGGCGAGCACCTTTCGGATGGGGCTACCTAAAGAGTCCAGGCTCAGAGAATCATTGACCTTAAGGCCTCCCGAAGATATGAGGCAGTTGATGAGGTGTTTCGAGGAATATAAGCGCTTAGAAGACGATCGGCTGCAGACCAAGGGGAAGGCCCCGATCATCAATTATCCTCGGAATACTGGCTTCAACCCTAGACACGGGAAGGATTTGAGAATTCAAGAGCTTGATCCGGCGATTAGGGGGGTCAATGCGGCGTTCAAGGAGCCCGTGCACAGGATCATTGACAGAATAAAATATGAGCCGTATTTTAAGCGGCCGAACAAGATGGCGGGCCACCCATCAAAGAGAAACCAGAATTTGTATTGCACCTACCACAGAGATAAAGGGCACACCACCGAGTAG